One genomic window of Myxocyprinus asiaticus isolate MX2 ecotype Aquarium Trade chromosome 5, UBuf_Myxa_2, whole genome shotgun sequence includes the following:
- the LOC127440800 gene encoding gastrula zinc finger protein XlCGF57.1-like isoform X2 has protein sequence MQCVKEEFKEESEDISITESCRIKHEDTEEQRDLIQVKEESQEMNDVEEKHQHHKLNNMTGEEDFSGSKTENNFSQKRTRRTRAKNSFTCSQCGKSFTQKGNLKTHLRLHSGEKPFTCLQCGKIFANKGDLKRHMRIHTGEKPFTCSHCGKSFSETTSLQSHLRLHSGEKPFTCLQCGKSFTQRGHLYVHMKIHTGEKPFTCLQCGKIFANKGDLKRHMRIHTGEKPFTCSHCGKSFSVTSSLQSHLRLHSGEKPFTCPQCGKSFAQKGSLQRHMRIHTGEKPFACLQCGKSFTQAGNLKLHLHFHSGLKPFNCERCGKKFLLESQLKVHLITHANEKPYVCSFCGKSFARSGNLKIHERVHTGEKPFKCTSCEKSFSTSSNLLTHLKKHSPKLS, from the exons ATGCAGTGTGTTAAAGAAGAgtttaaagaggagagtgaagacatCAGTATTACAGAATCATGCAGAATTaaacatgaagatactgaggaacaaagag ACTTGATacaagtgaaagaggaaagtcaagaaatGAATGAcgtggaggagaaacatcagcATCATAAACTCAATAATATGACTGGTGAAGAAGATTTTAGTGGCTCAAAGactgaaaataatttttcacaaaaAAGAACTCGAAGAACAAGAGCCAAAAATTCcttcacctgctctcagtgtggaaagagtttcacacaaaaaggaaacctTAAAACTCACTTAAGgcttcactctggagagaagcctttcacctgccttcagtgtggaaagatttTTGCAAATAAAGGAGATCTTAagcgtcacatgagaattcacaccggagaaaagcctttcacgtgctctcactgtggaaagagtttctcagAGACAACAAGCCTTCAGAGTCACCTGCGacttcactctggagagaagcctttcacatgccttcaatgtggaaagagttttacacagAGAGGACATCTTTATGTTCACATGaaaatccacactggagagaaaccttttacatgccttcagtgtggaaagatttTTGCAAATAAAGGAGATCTTAAGCGTCACatgagaatccacactggagaaaagcctttcacctgctctcactgtggaaagagtttctcagTGACATCAAGCCTTCAGAGTCACCTGCGACTTCattctggagagaagcctttcacatgccctcaatgtggaaagagttttgcacagaAAGGAAGTCTTCAacgtcacatgagaattcacactggagaaaagccttttgCATGccttcaatgtggaaagagtttcacacaagcaGGGAATCTCAAACTTCATCTGCACTTTCATTCTGGATTAAAGCCATTTAACTGTGAACGGTGTGGCAAAAAATTTCTGCTGGAATCACAGCTAAAGGTACACCTGATTACTCATGCAAATGAAAAGCCTTAcgtatgttctttttgtggaaagagtttcgctCGCTCGGGAAACCTGAAAATCCATGAGAGAGtgcatacaggagagaagccatTCAAATGCACTTCATGTGAGAAGAGTTTCAGCACATCAAGTAATCTACtgactcatttaaaaaaacattctccAAAACTGTCATAA
- the LOC127440800 gene encoding gastrula zinc finger protein XlCGF57.1-like isoform X1: MQCVKEEFKEESEDISITESCRIKHEDTEEQREFNYLLQSLPVDVPLSYFKQFDSMAKSFIWNDLIQVKEESQEMNDVEEKHQHHKLNNMTGEEDFSGSKTENNFSQKRTRRTRAKNSFTCSQCGKSFTQKGNLKTHLRLHSGEKPFTCLQCGKIFANKGDLKRHMRIHTGEKPFTCSHCGKSFSETTSLQSHLRLHSGEKPFTCLQCGKSFTQRGHLYVHMKIHTGEKPFTCLQCGKIFANKGDLKRHMRIHTGEKPFTCSHCGKSFSVTSSLQSHLRLHSGEKPFTCPQCGKSFAQKGSLQRHMRIHTGEKPFACLQCGKSFTQAGNLKLHLHFHSGLKPFNCERCGKKFLLESQLKVHLITHANEKPYVCSFCGKSFARSGNLKIHERVHTGEKPFKCTSCEKSFSTSSNLLTHLKKHSPKLS; this comes from the exons ATGCAGTGTGTTAAAGAAGAgtttaaagaggagagtgaagacatCAGTATTACAGAATCATGCAGAATTaaacatgaagatactgaggaacaaagag aattcaactacctgctgcagtctctccctgtagatgtccccctctcttatttcaaacaatttgatagcatggcAAAGTCCTTCAtatggaatg ACTTGATacaagtgaaagaggaaagtcaagaaatGAATGAcgtggaggagaaacatcagcATCATAAACTCAATAATATGACTGGTGAAGAAGATTTTAGTGGCTCAAAGactgaaaataatttttcacaaaaAAGAACTCGAAGAACAAGAGCCAAAAATTCcttcacctgctctcagtgtggaaagagtttcacacaaaaaggaaacctTAAAACTCACTTAAGgcttcactctggagagaagcctttcacctgccttcagtgtggaaagatttTTGCAAATAAAGGAGATCTTAagcgtcacatgagaattcacaccggagaaaagcctttcacgtgctctcactgtggaaagagtttctcagAGACAACAAGCCTTCAGAGTCACCTGCGacttcactctggagagaagcctttcacatgccttcaatgtggaaagagttttacacagAGAGGACATCTTTATGTTCACATGaaaatccacactggagagaaaccttttacatgccttcagtgtggaaagatttTTGCAAATAAAGGAGATCTTAAGCGTCACatgagaatccacactggagaaaagcctttcacctgctctcactgtggaaagagtttctcagTGACATCAAGCCTTCAGAGTCACCTGCGACTTCattctggagagaagcctttcacatgccctcaatgtggaaagagttttgcacagaAAGGAAGTCTTCAacgtcacatgagaattcacactggagaaaagccttttgCATGccttcaatgtggaaagagtttcacacaagcaGGGAATCTCAAACTTCATCTGCACTTTCATTCTGGATTAAAGCCATTTAACTGTGAACGGTGTGGCAAAAAATTTCTGCTGGAATCACAGCTAAAGGTACACCTGATTACTCATGCAAATGAAAAGCCTTAcgtatgttctttttgtggaaagagtttcgctCGCTCGGGAAACCTGAAAATCCATGAGAGAGtgcatacaggagagaagccatTCAAATGCACTTCATGTGAGAAGAGTTTCAGCACATCAAGTAATCTACtgactcatttaaaaaaacattctccAAAACTGTCATAA